GTCCGGCGCCCGCTGGCCTTCCGCAGCGCGGTCACCAGGTCCTGTTTGTTCATGGACGAGCGGCCCGGAATGTCGAGCTGCCGGGCCCGTTCGTAGAGATGCCGTTTGCTCGCGTTCGCGTCCACGCCACCGCTGGTCGGCACGGTGCGCTGACCGGCGCCACGGGAGGCTTGCTTGTCGGACGGTCCCTTGCGGCCCTTGGGCTCCCAGTGGTCGCCCACCTTCTCGAAGGTGTGCTTGAGCGCCGCGAACGCCGTCTGATGGGCCCGCCTGCCCTCGCCGTAGGTCTCGACCGCGGAGTCGTGCGCCTCGATCCACGTGCGCTGAGCCTTCTCCGGGGAGCGCCGCAGCGTACTCGGCAGTTCCTTACGTCCCGGCACGGGTATCACCTACTTCGCGTGATCGGTCGCGCTTCGTGGCGCCGTAGTTCGGGTTGCCGAGCTTCCCGGACGGCAAACGTGATCGAGCAGGTGTTCGGTGTGCTTCGCGTTCTCGTCACTCACCCGCCGCAGCACACGCAGCCCCTCCGCCACGCGGCGGGCGAACCCGGGGTCCACGTCCGGTGCCGGCCCCGTGTCGCGCACGACCGCGCCGATGCCACCGAGTACGGCCGCCAGGACGGCGACGTACAGGGCGGTGATGACCACTTCGACCTCCTTCCGGACCATTCTTCGGTCCATTCCGTGTTTGGCATCCTTTGCCCTAGGGTCGGAGGGAAATTGGACCGGAGGTAGAGCCAATGTCGGGGGAAGTGGACCGTTTTCAACACGGTGCGGCGCTGGCCACGTTGCTGGGGGACTGGAGCACGGGGGACGGCCCGCTCTACCGCAAGTTGGCGGACGCCATCGCCGCGGCGGCGGACGACGGTTCACTGGTCCCCGGCGAGCGGCTGCCCGCGGAACGGGAACTGGCGCGGGTGCTCGCGGTGAGCCGGTCCACCGTGGTCGCGGCCTACGAGGAGTTGCGGGGGCGTGGGGTGGTGGATCGTAGGCAGGGCAGCGGCACGAAGGTCAACGACCGGCGGCGGCCACGGCACAGCGACGGACGGGTGCGAGGCGGGCGAGGCACCGCGATCATGCAACGGCTCATCGACGGCCCCGGACGGCTCATCTCCCTCGGCTATGCGGCCGACGCGGGGGTGCCCGAGGTCGCGGAGGCACTGCGCGAGGTGGCCGACCACGACATCACGGATCTGCTGCACGACGCCGGTTACCACCCGCGCGGCCTTCCCGCGCTACGCGAGGTGGTGGCGCGGCACTACACGAACCGAGGTCTTCCCACCTCCCCGGACCAGGTGCTCGTGACGACGGGAGCCCACCAGGCGCTGGTGTTGTTGGCCGAGGTGTACCTCCGAGGGGCCTCCTCGGTGGCGGTGGAGGTCCCGAGCTGGGCGCCGTGCCTGGACATCTTCCGCCAACACGGCGTGCGCCTGGTGCCGGTGGGCCTCGACGCCGAGGGTATCGACGTCCGTGCGCTCGCCGAGGTGTTGACGCGAACGAGGCCCGCGCTGCTCTACGTGATGCCGACCTTCCACAACCCCACGGGCCGGCTCATGTCGGCGACGCGCAGGCGGCAGGTCGCGGAGCTGGCGGCTCGGCACGAGGTGGCGGTGGTCGAGGACAACGCCTACGTCGGACACAGTCTCACCGTCGACGAGGAGGCGTTGCCCGCGCCGCTGGCCGCGTACGCCCCCGAGTCGGGCGAGGTGCTGACCGTCGACTCTTTGAAAGGCCTCTGGGCCGGACTGCGAGTCGGGTGGGTGCGGGGCCCGGCCGGGATCATCGAACGATGCGCCCGCCGCAAGGCCATGGCCGACCTCGGGAGTCCTCTGATCGAGCAGGCGGTGGCGGCGCGGCTGGTGCCTCGCCTGGCCGAGCTGTCGAGGGCCCGTGGTGTCGTGCAGCGCCGGAGGCTGGCCGAACTCGAACGCCTGCTGCGACAGCGGTTGCCCGAGTGGACCTGGACGCCTCCGGACGGTGGCTCGTCGCTGTGGGTGCGACTGCCCGGCGGGCACAGCGCCGACGTGTACGCCCAGCTCGCGTTGCGCCACGGCGTCGAAGTGATTCCGGGATCGACGATGGACCCCACGGGAGGGCACGACGACCACTTCCGCATCCCGTTCGTCCGCCCGCCGGAAGAACTGGAGGAGTTGGTCTGCCGGCTCGCGTCCGCGTGGACGGAGCTGGTGCGGCACGGGCCGCACGAGGACCTGCCGCTGCGCCCGGTGGTGTGAGACGGTCGCGTAAACGGACGAGCGTCTCGCCCATGTTCGCGTGCGGCCGGACCCGCTTGGCTGAAAGCCATGACAGCGAACACGACAAACGCGAAGGACATCACGACCGTGCTGGTGCTCGGTGGCACCGGCAAGACCGGACGCCGGGTGGCGAGCAGGCTCCGGCGCCGGGAAGGTGTGGAGGTACGGCTGGGGTCCCGCTCGACGCGACCGCGCTTCGACTGGACCGACGAGTCCACTTGGGACACCGTGCTCACCGGGGTGGACGCCGTCTACGTGGTGTACGCGCCGGATCTCGGGGTGCCCGGCGCGGACAAGGTCGTGGGTGCGTTCGCCCGGCGTGCCGTGGACCTCGGGGTGCGGAGGCTCGTGCTCCTGTCCGGCCGCGGGGAGGAGGGAGCCGCCCGCGCCGAGCACGCGATTCGCACCTCGGGTGCGGAGTGGACGGTCGTGCGGTGCGCCTGGTTCGTCCAGGCGTTCAGCGAGGACTTCCTCCGGGAAGGGGTGCTGGACGGCACCCTCGCGTTGCCCGCGGGGGACGTGGCGGAGCCGTTCGTGGACGCCGACGACATCGCCGACGTGGCCGTGACGGCCCTCCTCGACGACGGCCACGTGGGGCGTGTCTACGAGCTGACGGGACCGCGGGCGCTGACGTTCGCGCAGGCGGCGGCCGAACTGTCCGAGGTGACCGGGCGCGAGGTGCGTTACGTGCCCGTGTCGGCGGCGGAGTACGGCGCGATGCTCGTCGAGCACGGTCTGCCTCGGGACGAGGCGGAGTTTCTGGCCGAGCTGTTCGCGAGGGTGCTGGACGGCCGTAACTCCCGTCTCGCCGACGGGGTACGGGAAGCGCTCGGTCGCTCGCCCAGGGACTTCGGTGAGGTGGTGCGCGAGGCCGCCGCCCGAGGGGCGTGGGACCCCGCGACCGTCATGTCGGGTGCATGACCCGGTATCGGCCGGGACTGACACCGTAGGCACGTTTGAAGGCGGCGCTCAACGCGAACGCGGTGCCATAGCCGACCCGGCGCGCCACCGCGTCGAGCGTGAGCTCGGAGTCGCGCAACAGATCCGCCGCCAGCGCGAGCCGCCACCCGGTGAGGTAGGTCATCGGCGGTTCTCCGACCAGTTCGGTGAACCGCCGAGCCAGGGCGGCGCGGGACACCCCGACGCGAGCCGCGAGTGCCGACACCGTCCAGGGGCGGGCGGGGTCGTCGTGCATGAGACGCAAGGTCTGCCCCACCACGGGATCGGTCTGCGCGCGGAACCAGCCGGGCGCCTCGCGCCCCGGACGGGCGAACCACGTGCGCAGCACACTGATCAACAGCAGGTCCAGCAGCCGGTCCAGGACGACCTCCTGGCCCGGCTCGTCCCGCTCGATCTCCGTCTCCAGCAGCGGCACCACCGGCGCCCCGGCCGAGGTGCGGGGCACCACCAACCGCGGGGGCAGCGCGGCGAGCAACCGGCCGCTGACCTCCCCCCGGAACTCGTAGACCCCGATCAGCATCGTGTCGCGGCCGGTGGCGCCGGACCCCCACGTGCGCACGCCTCGCGACCAGGTCTCGCAGACCTCGTCACCCTCCGGGGTGGTGCCGCGTTGTCCGGGCCGGATCACCACCGTGGGGGCGAGAGCGGGATCGCACGCCACGGTGTAGGGGTCGGGACCGCGCACGACGGCCACGTCACCGGCGTCGAGACACCTCGGCTCGGCATCGTCGGGGACGAGCCACGCCCGCCCGTGCGTGGGCGCGATCACCGCCAGGGCGGCGCGATCCTCCACCCGCAGGGACCACGGCGGGTCGAACACCGCTCGAAGGAGGAACGCCCCGCGTGCCCTCGGCCCGTCCAGCAGGTTGCCCAGCGCGTCCACCTCGCCACCATAGACCGCCCACCGGCGCGACTACACTCCCGAATGGACGTCGGGGAAGGCGTCCGGGCAAGGGTCGGTCGAGGAGAGTCATGGCGACACCACGGGAGCGGAAGGCCGTGACCTCACAGGCCTCACAGGCCTCGCCAACCTTCACCGAACGGGCACGGCGACGGCAGATCATCGACAGCACCATCGAACTCGTGTCGCAGCGGGGATACGCGGGCACGTCCCTGGCGGCGATCGCCCGGCACGCCGGGATCTCGAAGGCCGCCGTGCTGTACCACTTCGGGTCGAAGGCCGAACTCGCGGAGGCCACGCTGACGCACGTGTTCGACCGTTTCGCCGCTCACGTGCGGGAACGGATGCGGGCCGAGCCGGACCCGAGGAGCAAGCTCGCCGCGTACGTGCGTGCGATGGTCGGCTACCAGCGCGAGCACCGCACACACGTCCGGCTGATCACGGAGGTGCTGCTCGACGACCGCGAGGGCACGCGGCTACGGCAGCCCGGTCAGCACGACCGACACGGTCGGTGGCAGGCGCTCGCCGAGCTGCTGCGCCAGGGCCAGCGGGCGGGGCAGTTCCGCCGGTTCGACGCCGACAGCGTGGCACTGGCCGTGGGTGGCGCCATCGACAACGTCGTGTCGCACTGGCTGGCGGACCCGGACCTCGACCTGGACACCGCGACGGCCGAACTGGAGACCTTTGTGCTCACGGCCGTGGAGGCACGCTGACCCGGCGGGCGAACACTGGTGGTCGTTCGCGGTACAACCCCTTTCCGCCGAGGTGCGCCGTCACCGTCTGCAGCAGTGCGCTGCGGCCGACCGCGCGCAGCGGCGTCGGCACCTTGGTGAGGGTTCCGTCGAGCGCGGGGCGCAGCAGCATCTCGTGTTCGCCGTGTTGCGTCCGCTGGGTGACCAGCGTGGCGGGCATTCTCCTGCGTTGCACCCGTGCGAGTTCGGCGGTGGTGACGGTCCCGCGCTCCCGGAGGGCGGGCGCGAGCAGCCTCGCGGCGGCCACGGCGTCGGCAATGGCGAGGTTGACGCCGACCCCACCGACGGGCGACATCGCGTGGGCGGCGTCCCCGAGACACAGCAGCCCCGGCCGGTACCACCTCCGCAACCGGTTCATGCGGACGCGCAGCAGCGGGATGTCGTCCCACGACCGGATCGCGCCCACGACGTCGTCGCTCCAGCCCAGCAGCTCGCTCAGGTGTGCTCGGAACGCGTCGAGTCCCAGCGCCCGGCGCTGCGCGTCGCTGCCGCGGGGAATGAGGTAGGCGACCTGCGAGTAGGTGCCGCGGTCCATGCTCACGGCGGCCCCTCCCGCCCGGAAATGCCCCACTACGATCCCGCGGGAGTCGTCGGGAGGCAGCGGAAGCCGCACCTGCCAGACGTCCATCGGGACGTCGAACTCGTGCGGGCGCAGCCCCGCCGCTTCCCGCGCCACCGAGTCCCGACCGTCACAGGCGAGCACGAGCGCCGCGCGCAGTTCGTGCTCGGTGCCGTCCTGGCTCCGGTAACGCACGCCGTGCACGCGTGGTGAGTCACCTTCCCCGCTCGTCAGCAGTCCCGTGACCGTCACCGGTCGCCGCAGCGTGAACGTGGGTTCCCCGGCCGCCTCCTCGGCCAGCAGGTCGAGAAAATCGCCCTGCGGCACCATCGCGATGTAGTCGTACGGCGCGGGCAGGCGGCTGAAGTCGGCCATCACGACAGGGGTGCCGTTGATGTGTACTCGCATGCGTTCGAGTCGTCCCGCGGGCAGCTCCGCGAAGCGGGAACCCAGCCCGAGCTCGTCGAGCAGCCGCAGCGTGGACGGATGCACCGTGTCGCCTCGGAAGTCGCGAAGAAAGTCGGGGTGCTTCTCCAGCACGGTCACGTCGACCCCCGCCCTGGCCAGCAGTAGCGCCACCATCATGCCCGCGGGGCCGCCCCCGACGACGCAGCACGTCGTGTACTCCATTCCGGGATGCTAACCGATCGGTCAAGGATTTGACCGCATGGTCAGCTTTCGGGTCCGGGAACCGGGGTAGGGTGTGACTGCGGCAGGGGTGTCGAGAGGGTGGAGCGTGGTCGCATGCGCGGAACCGGGGCGGTGCTGGCGGCGAGCGTGGGCCTGGTCGCCACGGCGGGAGCGGCGGTGGCGACGTCACGCCTGTTGACGGCCTTCGGAGGGCGTCCCGACCCGGAGAGCGTGCGGTCGTCGCCGCAGTATCACGACGGCACTTTCCACAACGCCCGTCCCGCGCGGTGGCTGCCGAAGGGCAGCACGCGGGACACGGTGCGCGAGATGCTGCGTGCGTCCCGGCCCAGGAAGCCGTTGGGCCCCGTTCCGCTCGTGTCGCCCACGCCCGCCCCGGAGGACGGCCTGCACGTCACGTGGTTCGGCCATGCGTCCTCGCTCGTGGAGCTCGACGGCGCGCGCGTCCTGCTCGATCCCGTGTGGAGCGACCGCGCCTCCCCGGTACGGTTCGCCGGCCCCCGGCGGCTGCATCCCGTGCCGCACCGCCTCACCGATCTCCCCCGGCTCGACGCGGTCGTGATCTCCCACGACCACTACGACCACCTGGACCTCGACACCGTCCGGGCATTGACCCGATTGCAGTCGGCGCCGTTCGTGGTGCCCCTCGGCGTCGGTGCCCATCTGCGGGTCTGGGGAGTCCCCGAGGAACGCATCGTCGAACTGGACTGGCACCAGCGGACGTCCGTCGGGCCGTTGACGATCACGGCGACCCCCGCCCAGCACTTCTCCGGGCGCGCCTTCACCCGTAACACCACGCTCTGGGCGTCCTGGGTGTTGGCCGGGCCGCGCTGGCGCGTGTTCTACAGCGGTGACACCGGATACTGCGACGCGTTCGCCGACATCGGGCGCGACCACGGGCCGTTCGACCTCACGCTCGTGCAGATCGGCGCGTACGCCAGCGGTTGGCCGGACATCCACATGACTCCCGAGGAAGGCGTGGCGACGCATCGGGACGTGCGGGGTGGGCTGCTCGTGCCCGTGCACTGGGGCACGTTCAACCTCGCGCCGCACGGGTGGGCCGACCCGGTGGAGCGAGTGGTCAGGGCCGCCGAGGAACACGACGTCCGGGTGGTCGTGCCCCGCCCCGGCGAGCGTGTCGACGTGGCGGCGGCCGCGACCCGGCCGGCCGTGCGGCCCTGGTGGCGGGCGCTCGCCCCGAGGGAGGACGAGGAGCGGGAAGCGCCGAGCCACGCCGGGTGAGTGGGTGGCGAGGCCGCACCGGTCCCCGACGTCGCCAAGCCGCGCTCGGTCCCGTCGGTGTCCACCGGAGACAACGAGTGTCGGGGCGGTGGGTGGTCGTCGAACGTTCGGACGGAAGCTGTGATATCGCTCTCTCGATGTCGGCGATCCTGCTAGTCTGACCTCGCTCGATCGTCGGGGGTGCCGGGCCTGGAGGGTTGATGACACAGGGGGAGGGCGGAGCGCTGCGATTGCGCCCGCCGAGGCGGAACATCGACGGGCGTGCCCGTTCGTGGTGGTGGACCCAATGGGCGCTGGCGCTGGTGCCCCTCTTTCTGACGCTCGGGGTGCTCGCGTGGCTGATCGAGCCGGCACGCCCGTGGCTGTTGCTCTCCCTCGTCGTGGTCGCGGTCGTGACCGTTCCGGCCGCGGTGCTGCTGCCGATCTGGTGGTACCGCGTGCACCGCTGGGAGGTCACCGACGACGCCGTCTACACGCGCACCGGCCGCTTCTGGCAGGAGTGGCGGGTGGCTCCCATGTCCCGTATCCAAACCGTCGACACCCAGCGAGGACCGGTGGAGCGACTGTTCGGGCTCGCCACGGTCACGGTCACCACGGCGTCGGCCAGGGGCGCCGTCACGATTCCGGGGCTCGACCACGAACTCGCCTCGGAGCTGGTGGACCAGTTGACCCGTACCACGCAGGCCACCCCGGGGGACGCGACATGAGCGACGCCGTCGCCGACCCCGTCGCCGAGTCGGAGTGGAAGCGGCTCGACTCGCGCACGATCGCCGTCACCGCGCTGAGGTTGCTCGGAGTCGCCGTGGTCGCGGCGATTCCCGGTTGCTTCTGGTTGAGCCGGGCGCTCCCGTTGTGGCTGGCCCTCGTCATCGCGGCGGCCGCCACGGTCGTCCTCGTCGGGGCGGGCGTGCTCGTCGACCGGCTCCGCTGGAGCCGGACCCGTTACCGGGCCCTGCCCGACCGGTTCGAACTGCACACGGGCATCGTCGTGCGGTCGCGCCGTTCGCTTCAGCGGGAGCGCATCCGCACCGTCGACATCACCGCCTCGCCGTTGTTGCGGTTGTTCCGGTTGGTCCACGTCAAGGTGGGCACGGGGGAACAGGCGAGCGGTGACGGCAGCTCGCTGTCGCTCAACCCGGTCGGCCGGGACGACGCCGAGTGGTTGCGGACGACGCTGCTCGACCGCACGGGGGCCACGGAGGACGAGGCCGCCCGAAGCGGCGTTCTGTCCACCATGGACCTGTCGTGGGTGAGGTACGCGCCGATCTCGTTCGTGACCCCGGCCCTGGGCACCGCGGCGTTCGGTGGTGTGCTGCAGGTGGCGGACTGGTTCGGCATGCAGTCCGACATCCTGGGGTGGGTGGTGGACCTGCTGTCCGAGCTGTCGCTCGTCGGGGGAATCCTCCTGCTGCTGGCGGTCGGCCTGGTCGTGGGCGCCGTCGCGGCGGTCGCGTTGTTCGTCGAGATGTGGTGGCAGTTCCGTCTGGAGCGCGAGCCGGGCGGTACGTTACGGGTCCGGCGTGGCCTGCTCACGACCCGCTCGATCTCCGTGGAGGAACGGCGGCTTCGCGGAGTCGAACTGGTGGAACCGCTGGGCAACCGGCTGGCGGGTGCCGCCAGGGTCGACGCCGTGGCCACGGGACTCGCGCGGCGGGAGGAGGAACAGAAGGCCGCGCACAACACGCTCCATCCGGCCGCTCCCCGGCAGCTCGCCCACCGGATCGCCGCGGCCGTCCTGCGCGAGCCGACCTCGCCCACCGAGACCGTCGGGTTGCGAGCCCACCCGAAGGCGGCTCTCGGCCGCCGGATCCGCTGGGCGCTGATCGCCCTCGTCGTCCTGGAGCTCCCGCTCGTCGTGCTCGGCCTCACCGTGACCTCGGTGTTGCTGCACGTCGCGTGGATCAGTGCCGTCGTTCTGCTGCCGGTCTCCGTGGCCCTGGCGTTCGCGGCGTACCGCAGCCTGGGACACGGCATCACGGGCGGATACCTCGTCACCCGGCACGGTGCCGTCCGGCGCGGAACCGTGGCGCTGCGGCGCAGTGGCGTCATCGGGTGGACCATCCGGCAGTCGGTGTTCCAGCGCAGGAGCGGACTGCTGACCGTCACCGCCACCACGGCGGCGGGTTCCCAGGCGTACTCGGCCTACGACGTGGGTGAGCACGAGGGCCTCGCGTTCGCCGAGGAGGCCGTGCCCGGACTGCTGACGCCGTTTCTGGAGCGCGCCGACCGGTAGCAGGGTAGGCGGGGCCCCGATGCGGTGGCGTCCTCGCTCGCGCCGCCCCCGTGGCCGATGACCGACCCGCTCAGGGGCGGGGCCCGCGGGGGTGTCGAGGACCGGCGGTGAAGGGGTGAGGGCGCTCCCCACCGCCGCCGGTGGGCTCGGCACCGGCGAGGCGGTCGTCTGCGACCGGACCGTGTTGGGTGGGTGGGTCGTGGCGCGGCCACAGCCGGGTCGCGGCGAGGCCGCCGAGGACGGTGAGCGCGGCCAGGGTGAGCCAGCCCGGGGTGAAACCGGTCGCGGTGACGAGCCAGCCCGCGATCGGGTAGCTCAGCAGCCAGCAGGCGTGGGACAGCGAGAACTGCGCGGCGAAGACGGCGGGCCGGTCGGCCTCTCGGGCGGAGCGGCGCAGTACCCGGCCGACCGGCGTGAGCACGAGTCCCGAGCCGATTCCGACGAGAGTCCACACCAGGACGGCGGCAGGCCACCGCCACTCGCCGGAGTGCGCAGTCGACAGCGCGACGGCGGCGAGCGATCCCGCGCAGAGGACACCGGCTCCGGTGAGCATCACCGGACGTTCGGGCAGCCGGTCCAACACCTTCGGGAG
The window above is part of the Saccharomonospora glauca K62 genome. Proteins encoded here:
- a CDS encoding TetR/AcrR family transcriptional regulator, encoding MATPRERKAVTSQASQASPTFTERARRRQIIDSTIELVSQRGYAGTSLAAIARHAGISKAAVLYHFGSKAELAEATLTHVFDRFAAHVRERMRAEPDPRSKLAAYVRAMVGYQREHRTHVRLITEVLLDDREGTRLRQPGQHDRHGRWQALAELLRQGQRAGQFRRFDADSVALAVGGAIDNVVSHWLADPDLDLDTATAELETFVLTAVEAR
- a CDS encoding AraC family transcriptional regulator is translated as MDALGNLLDGPRARGAFLLRAVFDPPWSLRVEDRAALAVIAPTHGRAWLVPDDAEPRCLDAGDVAVVRGPDPYTVACDPALAPTVVIRPGQRGTTPEGDEVCETWSRGVRTWGSGATGRDTMLIGVYEFRGEVSGRLLAALPPRLVVPRTSAGAPVVPLLETEIERDEPGQEVVLDRLLDLLLISVLRTWFARPGREAPGWFRAQTDPVVGQTLRLMHDDPARPWTVSALAARVGVSRAALARRFTELVGEPPMTYLTGWRLALAADLLRDSELTLDAVARRVGYGTAFALSAAFKRAYGVSPGRYRVMHPT
- a CDS encoding PH domain-containing protein, giving the protein MSDAVADPVAESEWKRLDSRTIAVTALRLLGVAVVAAIPGCFWLSRALPLWLALVIAAAATVVLVGAGVLVDRLRWSRTRYRALPDRFELHTGIVVRSRRSLQRERIRTVDITASPLLRLFRLVHVKVGTGEQASGDGSSLSLNPVGRDDAEWLRTTLLDRTGATEDEAARSGVLSTMDLSWVRYAPISFVTPALGTAAFGGVLQVADWFGMQSDILGWVVDLLSELSLVGGILLLLAVGLVVGAVAAVALFVEMWWQFRLEREPGGTLRVRRGLLTTRSISVEERRLRGVELVEPLGNRLAGAARVDAVATGLARREEEQKAAHNTLHPAAPRQLAHRIAAAVLREPTSPTETVGLRAHPKAALGRRIRWALIALVVLELPLVVLGLTVTSVLLHVAWISAVVLLPVSVALAFAAYRSLGHGITGGYLVTRHGAVRRGTVALRRSGVIGWTIRQSVFQRRSGLLTVTATTAAGSQAYSAYDVGEHEGLAFAEEAVPGLLTPFLERADR
- a CDS encoding MBL fold metallo-hydrolase, with the translated sequence MRGTGAVLAASVGLVATAGAAVATSRLLTAFGGRPDPESVRSSPQYHDGTFHNARPARWLPKGSTRDTVREMLRASRPRKPLGPVPLVSPTPAPEDGLHVTWFGHASSLVELDGARVLLDPVWSDRASPVRFAGPRRLHPVPHRLTDLPRLDAVVISHDHYDHLDLDTVRALTRLQSAPFVVPLGVGAHLRVWGVPEERIVELDWHQRTSVGPLTITATPAQHFSGRAFTRNTTLWASWVLAGPRWRVFYSGDTGYCDAFADIGRDHGPFDLTLVQIGAYASGWPDIHMTPEEGVATHRDVRGGLLVPVHWGTFNLAPHGWADPVERVVRAAEEHDVRVVVPRPGERVDVAAAATRPAVRPWWRALAPREDEEREAPSHAG
- a CDS encoding ChaB family protein — protein: MPGRKELPSTLRRSPEKAQRTWIEAHDSAVETYGEGRRAHQTAFAALKHTFEKVGDHWEPKGRKGPSDKQASRGAGQRTVPTSGGVDANASKRHLYERARQLDIPGRSSMNKQDLVTALRKASGRRTAKARGSGSR
- a CDS encoding FAD-dependent oxidoreductase, which encodes MEYTTCCVVGGGPAGMMVALLLARAGVDVTVLEKHPDFLRDFRGDTVHPSTLRLLDELGLGSRFAELPAGRLERMRVHINGTPVVMADFSRLPAPYDYIAMVPQGDFLDLLAEEAAGEPTFTLRRPVTVTGLLTSGEGDSPRVHGVRYRSQDGTEHELRAALVLACDGRDSVAREAAGLRPHEFDVPMDVWQVRLPLPPDDSRGIVVGHFRAGGAAVSMDRGTYSQVAYLIPRGSDAQRRALGLDAFRAHLSELLGWSDDVVGAIRSWDDIPLLRVRMNRLRRWYRPGLLCLGDAAHAMSPVGGVGVNLAIADAVAAARLLAPALRERGTVTTAELARVQRRRMPATLVTQRTQHGEHEMLLRPALDGTLTKVPTPLRAVGRSALLQTVTAHLGGKGLYRERPPVFARRVSVPPRP
- a CDS encoding aminotransferase-like domain-containing protein, with the protein product MSGEVDRFQHGAALATLLGDWSTGDGPLYRKLADAIAAAADDGSLVPGERLPAERELARVLAVSRSTVVAAYEELRGRGVVDRRQGSGTKVNDRRRPRHSDGRVRGGRGTAIMQRLIDGPGRLISLGYAADAGVPEVAEALREVADHDITDLLHDAGYHPRGLPALREVVARHYTNRGLPTSPDQVLVTTGAHQALVLLAEVYLRGASSVAVEVPSWAPCLDIFRQHGVRLVPVGLDAEGIDVRALAEVLTRTRPALLYVMPTFHNPTGRLMSATRRRQVAELAARHEVAVVEDNAYVGHSLTVDEEALPAPLAAYAPESGEVLTVDSLKGLWAGLRVGWVRGPAGIIERCARRKAMADLGSPLIEQAVAARLVPRLAELSRARGVVQRRRLAELERLLRQRLPEWTWTPPDGGSSLWVRLPGGHSADVYAQLALRHGVEVIPGSTMDPTGGHDDHFRIPFVRPPEELEELVCRLASAWTELVRHGPHEDLPLRPVV
- a CDS encoding NAD(P)H-binding protein; translation: MTANTTNAKDITTVLVLGGTGKTGRRVASRLRRREGVEVRLGSRSTRPRFDWTDESTWDTVLTGVDAVYVVYAPDLGVPGADKVVGAFARRAVDLGVRRLVLLSGRGEEGAARAEHAIRTSGAEWTVVRCAWFVQAFSEDFLREGVLDGTLALPAGDVAEPFVDADDIADVAVTALLDDGHVGRVYELTGPRALTFAQAAAELSEVTGREVRYVPVSAAEYGAMLVEHGLPRDEAEFLAELFARVLDGRNSRLADGVREALGRSPRDFGEVVREAAARGAWDPATVMSGA
- a CDS encoding PH domain-containing protein, which encodes MTQGEGGALRLRPPRRNIDGRARSWWWTQWALALVPLFLTLGVLAWLIEPARPWLLLSLVVVAVVTVPAAVLLPIWWYRVHRWEVTDDAVYTRTGRFWQEWRVAPMSRIQTVDTQRGPVERLFGLATVTVTTASARGAVTIPGLDHELASELVDQLTRTTQATPGDAT